The following are encoded together in the Acanthochromis polyacanthus isolate Apoly-LR-REF ecotype Palm Island chromosome 14, KAUST_Apoly_ChrSc, whole genome shotgun sequence genome:
- the gmppaa gene encoding mannose-1-phosphate guanyltransferase alpha-A isoform X2, which yields MLKAVILIGGPQKGTRFRPLSFEVPKPLFPVAGVPMLQHHIEACAKVPNMKEILLIGFYQPNEELNRFLFNAQQEFKISIRYLQEYAALGTGGGIYHFRDQIVSGSPEAFFVLNADVCSAFPLTEMLSFQKEHGEPNSFVILGTTANRKQSMNYGCIVENEETNEVMHYVEKPSTFVSDIINCGIYLFNPEIFQHIGTVFQKNQQDMLLEEPTNGWHRAEAIRLEQDIFTALAGQGKLYVYKTLSFWSQIKSAGSAIYASRLYLNQYHISHPERLASNKEGGPKISGNVYIHPTANIDPTAMLGPNVSIGTGVTIGAGVRVRESVILHGANLQDHCCVLNSIVGWDSTIGKWARVEGTPSDPNPNDPYSKIDSETLFRDGKLTPSITILGCNVTIPSEVIILNSIVLPHKDLNRSFKNQIIL from the exons GCACAAGATTCAGGCCGCTGTCATTTGAAGTTCCTAAACCCTTGTTTCCAGTAGCTGGTGTTCCCATGCTTCAGCACCACATCGAAGCATGTGCCAAA GTACCAAATATGAAGGAGATTTTGCTCATTGGGTTTTACCAGCCAAATGAAGAACTGAACAGATTCCTGTTTAATGCACAGCAGGAGTTCAAAATTTCCATCAG GTATCTGCAGGAGTATGCAGCCCTGGGCACTGGAGGGGGCATCTATCACTTCAGAGATCAGATTGTCTCCGGGAGTCCAGAGGCTTTCTTTGTACTGAATGCTGATGTTTGTTCAGCGTTTCCTCTCACAGAGATGCTCAGCTTCCAGAAGGAACATGGAGAACCAAACAGCTTTGTTATCCTTGGGACAACG GCAAACAGAAAGCAGTCTATGAATTATGGCTGTATTGTGGAAAACGAGGAAACAAATGAG GTCATGCATTATGTGGAAAAGCCAAGCACATTTGTGAGTGACATCATCAACTGTGGCATATACCTGTTTAACCCAGAGATCTTCCAGCATATCGGCACTGTCTTTCAGAAGAATCAGCAGGATATGTTGCT AGAGGAGCCAACTAACGGCTGGCACAGAGCGGAGGCCATCAGGCTGGAGCAGGACATTTTCACCGCCCTTGCAGGACAGGGCAAACTCTACGTATATAAAACCCTCAGCTTCTGGAGCCAGATTAAATCAGCAGG CTCTGCCATTTATGCCAGTCGGTTATACCTCAACCAGTATCACATAAGTCATCCTGAAAGACTGGCCTCAAACAAAGAGGGAGGACCCAAAATAAGTG GTAACGTCTACATTCATCCAACAGCCAACATTGATCCCACTGCTATG TTGGGCCCTAATGTCTCCATCGGAACTGGTGTGACTATTGGTGCTGGGGTCAGAGTTCGAGAATCCGTCATCCTCCACGGTGCAAATCTACAG gatcactgctgtgttttgaACAGCATTGTGGGATGGGATAGCACCATCGGCAAGTGGGCAAGAGTAGAAGGAACCCCAAGTGACCCCAATCCAAATGATCCGTATTCAAAGATTGACAGCGAGACACTCTTCAGAGATGGAAAACTCACACCCTCAATTACTATTCTCG GTTGTAACGTGACCATCCCTTCCGAGGTGATTATACTGAACTCGATTGTCCTCCCACATAAAGACCTCAACCGCAGCTTCAAAAACCAAATTATTCTCTAG
- the gmppaa gene encoding mannose-1-phosphate guanyltransferase alpha-A isoform X1, with the protein MLKAVILIGGPQKGTRFRPLSFEVPKPLFPVAGVPMLQHHIEACAKVPNMKEILLIGFYQPNEELNRFLFNAQQEFKISIRYLQEYAALGTGGGIYHFRDQIVSGSPEAFFVLNADVCSAFPLTEMLSFQKEHGEPNSFVILGTTANRKQSMNYGCIVENEETNEVMHYVEKPSTFVSDIINCGIYLFNPEIFQHIGTVFQKNQQDMLLYPYDGEEPTNGWHRAEAIRLEQDIFTALAGQGKLYVYKTLSFWSQIKSAGSAIYASRLYLNQYHISHPERLASNKEGGPKISGNVYIHPTANIDPTAMLGPNVSIGTGVTIGAGVRVRESVILHGANLQDHCCVLNSIVGWDSTIGKWARVEGTPSDPNPNDPYSKIDSETLFRDGKLTPSITILGCNVTIPSEVIILNSIVLPHKDLNRSFKNQIIL; encoded by the exons GCACAAGATTCAGGCCGCTGTCATTTGAAGTTCCTAAACCCTTGTTTCCAGTAGCTGGTGTTCCCATGCTTCAGCACCACATCGAAGCATGTGCCAAA GTACCAAATATGAAGGAGATTTTGCTCATTGGGTTTTACCAGCCAAATGAAGAACTGAACAGATTCCTGTTTAATGCACAGCAGGAGTTCAAAATTTCCATCAG GTATCTGCAGGAGTATGCAGCCCTGGGCACTGGAGGGGGCATCTATCACTTCAGAGATCAGATTGTCTCCGGGAGTCCAGAGGCTTTCTTTGTACTGAATGCTGATGTTTGTTCAGCGTTTCCTCTCACAGAGATGCTCAGCTTCCAGAAGGAACATGGAGAACCAAACAGCTTTGTTATCCTTGGGACAACG GCAAACAGAAAGCAGTCTATGAATTATGGCTGTATTGTGGAAAACGAGGAAACAAATGAG GTCATGCATTATGTGGAAAAGCCAAGCACATTTGTGAGTGACATCATCAACTGTGGCATATACCTGTTTAACCCAGAGATCTTCCAGCATATCGGCACTGTCTTTCAGAAGAATCAGCAGGATATGTTGCT ATATCCATATGATGG AGAGGAGCCAACTAACGGCTGGCACAGAGCGGAGGCCATCAGGCTGGAGCAGGACATTTTCACCGCCCTTGCAGGACAGGGCAAACTCTACGTATATAAAACCCTCAGCTTCTGGAGCCAGATTAAATCAGCAGG CTCTGCCATTTATGCCAGTCGGTTATACCTCAACCAGTATCACATAAGTCATCCTGAAAGACTGGCCTCAAACAAAGAGGGAGGACCCAAAATAAGTG GTAACGTCTACATTCATCCAACAGCCAACATTGATCCCACTGCTATG TTGGGCCCTAATGTCTCCATCGGAACTGGTGTGACTATTGGTGCTGGGGTCAGAGTTCGAGAATCCGTCATCCTCCACGGTGCAAATCTACAG gatcactgctgtgttttgaACAGCATTGTGGGATGGGATAGCACCATCGGCAAGTGGGCAAGAGTAGAAGGAACCCCAAGTGACCCCAATCCAAATGATCCGTATTCAAAGATTGACAGCGAGACACTCTTCAGAGATGGAAAACTCACACCCTCAATTACTATTCTCG GTTGTAACGTGACCATCCCTTCCGAGGTGATTATACTGAACTCGATTGTCCTCCCACATAAAGACCTCAACCGCAGCTTCAAAAACCAAATTATTCTCTAG
- the gmppaa gene encoding mannose-1-phosphate guanyltransferase alpha-A isoform X3 has protein sequence MKEILLIGFYQPNEELNRFLFNAQQEFKISIRYLQEYAALGTGGGIYHFRDQIVSGSPEAFFVLNADVCSAFPLTEMLSFQKEHGEPNSFVILGTTANRKQSMNYGCIVENEETNEVMHYVEKPSTFVSDIINCGIYLFNPEIFQHIGTVFQKNQQDMLLYPYDGEEPTNGWHRAEAIRLEQDIFTALAGQGKLYVYKTLSFWSQIKSAGSAIYASRLYLNQYHISHPERLASNKEGGPKISGNVYIHPTANIDPTAMLGPNVSIGTGVTIGAGVRVRESVILHGANLQDHCCVLNSIVGWDSTIGKWARVEGTPSDPNPNDPYSKIDSETLFRDGKLTPSITILGCNVTIPSEVIILNSIVLPHKDLNRSFKNQIIL, from the exons ATGAAGGAGATTTTGCTCATTGGGTTTTACCAGCCAAATGAAGAACTGAACAGATTCCTGTTTAATGCACAGCAGGAGTTCAAAATTTCCATCAG GTATCTGCAGGAGTATGCAGCCCTGGGCACTGGAGGGGGCATCTATCACTTCAGAGATCAGATTGTCTCCGGGAGTCCAGAGGCTTTCTTTGTACTGAATGCTGATGTTTGTTCAGCGTTTCCTCTCACAGAGATGCTCAGCTTCCAGAAGGAACATGGAGAACCAAACAGCTTTGTTATCCTTGGGACAACG GCAAACAGAAAGCAGTCTATGAATTATGGCTGTATTGTGGAAAACGAGGAAACAAATGAG GTCATGCATTATGTGGAAAAGCCAAGCACATTTGTGAGTGACATCATCAACTGTGGCATATACCTGTTTAACCCAGAGATCTTCCAGCATATCGGCACTGTCTTTCAGAAGAATCAGCAGGATATGTTGCT ATATCCATATGATGG AGAGGAGCCAACTAACGGCTGGCACAGAGCGGAGGCCATCAGGCTGGAGCAGGACATTTTCACCGCCCTTGCAGGACAGGGCAAACTCTACGTATATAAAACCCTCAGCTTCTGGAGCCAGATTAAATCAGCAGG CTCTGCCATTTATGCCAGTCGGTTATACCTCAACCAGTATCACATAAGTCATCCTGAAAGACTGGCCTCAAACAAAGAGGGAGGACCCAAAATAAGTG GTAACGTCTACATTCATCCAACAGCCAACATTGATCCCACTGCTATG TTGGGCCCTAATGTCTCCATCGGAACTGGTGTGACTATTGGTGCTGGGGTCAGAGTTCGAGAATCCGTCATCCTCCACGGTGCAAATCTACAG gatcactgctgtgttttgaACAGCATTGTGGGATGGGATAGCACCATCGGCAAGTGGGCAAGAGTAGAAGGAACCCCAAGTGACCCCAATCCAAATGATCCGTATTCAAAGATTGACAGCGAGACACTCTTCAGAGATGGAAAACTCACACCCTCAATTACTATTCTCG GTTGTAACGTGACCATCCCTTCCGAGGTGATTATACTGAACTCGATTGTCCTCCCACATAAAGACCTCAACCGCAGCTTCAAAAACCAAATTATTCTCTAG